The genomic DNA CCTTTGCTATAAGCTCCTGCATCTGACTGGCCTGTTTCTGCTTCTCAGGATCGGAATGGGTGGCCAGAGCGCGCCATTTTCTGTTTTCCTTTCTCAGGTGCTTTCTCTTCTCTTCCCTGGTCCATTCGGGATCAATTCCCAGAATTGTATTCACGTCCTCAGTTTCATGAATACTTACAGGAAGAATTTTCTCGGTCATGGTTCTGAATCTGTCACGATTCACACCAAGGCTTTCCGCAAGGGAGTTGACCAGATCAAGCTCAACGTCCATTGCAGTTCCATCTGCGCTGGCTACCTTCAGACAGAGTTCAAGAATATCGTACTTATCACCCATTGAAGCGGCAGGAATGGGGGTCAGCTCTATCAGATCGTTACATAGATGAATCAGATCCTCAGGATCAGCGCTGGCAGAGGCATCCATTGACACTTCAACAGCCCTGTTGAGCTTCTCCTTAACCTGTTCCCGATTTGATTCAGCGCTGCTGGCTATTCTCTTCTTTATCCATTCCTGGACAACAGCACCCTCAGTACCGGCAAAACTGCCGTCAACGGCACTTACTGAAACCGCAAGTTTTACCGCCAGTTCAGCTGCCCTCAACCTGCTTTTCATGCTGTCAATGTAACCGGACTGAGTATTCGTATAGCTTATCCTGGATTGTGACATGGCCAATACTGTACCGTTCAGGGCTGTCAGCGATATGGTGAACAGGAGAATTCTTTCTCCCCTTGCGGGGAAGGTTAGAGTCTCAATAGGCACTGAGAGCATAGACTGCCAGTCCGGAATAAGGGACATAGTGAAAGGCAGTGTGTCTATGCTGGACGAAAAGAAAGCCACCGTATCCTTGTACTGTAGATTATCCAGCGAACACAGGACAGGCTGCTGGTCATCCTCACCCTTCGTGATATCGAAAAGAGTTATGGTTTTGAGTATGGGGCAGTTATTCATGGGTGCAGTGATAGATCCCTGCATCTCCACCGTAAAAACTTCCATCGAGATATCGCCAAAGTCCTTCAATTCCGAAAAAACGTAGGTCTGGAATGTTGAATGCGAGACAGGT from Candidatus Aegiribacteria sp. includes the following:
- a CDS encoding TerB family tellurite resistance protein gives rise to the protein MIALIMLATDTPEICCCGIVIIIIIVSIIAATAHKNDQQKNSPNVIITTGGISMSRPPVSHSTFQTYVFSELKDFGDISMEVFTVEMQGSITAPMNNCPILKTITLFDITKGEDDQQPVLCSLDNLQYKDTVAFFSSSIDTLPFTMSLIPDWQSMLSVPIETLTFPARGERILLFTISLTALNGTVLAMSQSRISYTNTQSGYIDSMKSRLRAAELAVKLAVSVSAVDGSFAGTEGAVVQEWIKKRIASSAESNREQVKEKLNRAVEVSMDASASADPEDLIHLCNDLIELTPIPAASMGDKYDILELCLKVASADGTAMDVELDLVNSLAESLGVNRDRFRTMTEKILPVSIHETEDVNTILGIDPEWTREEKRKHLRKENRKWRALATHSDPEKQKQASQMQELIAK